The following are from one region of the Variovorax sp. V213 genome:
- a CDS encoding ABC transporter permease gives MREDWGRALTVKAWWQATPFALVFLLFFLIPLALIAMVSLWNFNEYELIPAVTLRNYLSLFEGCSQLTDNGDLCVTLNTYLSTFKFCLLVWGITLLIGFSVAYFLAFHVRSSTMQTVLFVLCTVPFWTSNVIRMISWVPLLGRNGLVNQMLAGLGLVDHPVEWLLFSNFSVVLAFVHLYTMFMIVPIFNSMMRIDRSLLEAASDAGASGWQTLWNVVVPLSRTGILIGSIFVITIVMGDFVTIGVMGGQQIASIGKIIQVQTSYLQFPLAAANAMILLAVVLMIIWGLTRLVDIRKEL, from the coding sequence GTGCGCGAAGACTGGGGGCGAGCTTTGACGGTGAAGGCGTGGTGGCAGGCAACGCCGTTCGCGCTGGTGTTCCTGCTGTTCTTCCTGATTCCGCTGGCGCTGATCGCCATGGTCAGCCTGTGGAATTTCAACGAATACGAGCTGATCCCGGCGGTGACGCTGCGCAACTACCTGAGCCTGTTCGAGGGCTGCTCTCAGCTCACGGACAACGGCGACCTGTGCGTCACGCTCAACACCTACCTGAGCACCTTCAAGTTCTGCCTGCTGGTGTGGGGCATCACGCTGCTGATCGGCTTTTCGGTGGCGTACTTTCTTGCGTTCCACGTGCGCTCGTCGACCATGCAGACGGTGCTGTTCGTGCTGTGCACGGTGCCGTTCTGGACCTCCAACGTGATCCGCATGATCTCGTGGGTGCCGCTCCTGGGGCGCAACGGCCTGGTCAACCAGATGCTGGCGGGCCTCGGCCTCGTCGACCATCCGGTCGAATGGCTGCTGTTCTCCAATTTCTCGGTGGTGCTCGCCTTCGTGCACCTCTATACGATGTTCATGATCGTGCCGATCTTCAACAGCATGATGCGCATCGACCGCTCGCTGCTCGAAGCCGCCAGCGACGCGGGCGCCTCGGGCTGGCAGACGCTGTGGAACGTGGTGGTGCCACTGTCGCGCACCGGCATCCTGATCGGCTCGATCTTCGTCATCACCATCGTGATGGGCGACTTCGTCACCATCGGCGTGATGGGCGGTCAGCAGATCGCATCGATCGGCAAGATCATCCAGGTGCAGACCTCGTACCTGCAGTTTCCGCTGGCCGCGGCCAACGCGATGATCCTGCTGGCGGTGGTGCTGATGATCATCTGGGGGCTGACGCGGCTCGTCGACATTCGCAAGGAGCTCTGA
- a CDS encoding PotD/PotF family extracellular solute-binding protein, giving the protein MTDPIDSSAGVQRRTLLQGTAGILATGIAPFVHAQEKIVLRYLGTAVNQDKAIAEKFKADTGIEIQYVAVTTDDVTKRAVTAPNSFDLIDTEFFSLKKIVPTGNLKGIDTKKIKNADKITTLFTKGEVGGKAVGDQGTAPKKVIYLEGEKSKKFATAPTQFMSLIPTVYNADTLGIRPDLIKRPISSWAELLNPEFKGKAAILNIPSIGIMDAAMVVEAKGIHKYKDKGNMTKAEIDLTIKTLIEAKKAGQFRALWKDFNESVNLMASGEVVIQSMWSPAVTAVRTKGIACNFQPLKEGYRAWAAGFGLPATLSGKKLDGAYEFINWFLDGWAGAYLNRQGYYSAVLDTAKAKMEAYEWAYWMEGKPASQDIKSPNGDVLAKTGAVRDGGSYEQRMGGIACWNAVMDENEYMVRKWNEFVAA; this is encoded by the coding sequence ATGACCGACCCCATCGACTCGTCCGCCGGCGTCCAGCGCCGCACCCTGTTGCAAGGCACCGCCGGCATCCTGGCCACGGGCATCGCGCCCTTCGTGCATGCACAGGAAAAAATCGTGCTGCGCTACCTGGGCACGGCGGTGAACCAGGACAAGGCGATCGCCGAGAAGTTCAAGGCCGACACCGGCATCGAGATCCAGTACGTGGCCGTGACCACCGACGACGTGACCAAGCGCGCCGTGACCGCGCCCAACAGCTTCGACCTCATCGACACCGAGTTCTTCTCGCTCAAGAAGATCGTGCCGACCGGCAACCTCAAGGGCATCGACACCAAGAAGATCAAGAACGCCGACAAGATCACCACCCTCTTCACCAAGGGCGAAGTCGGCGGCAAGGCCGTGGGCGACCAGGGCACCGCGCCCAAGAAGGTGATCTACCTCGAAGGCGAGAAGAGCAAGAAGTTCGCGACCGCGCCGACGCAGTTCATGTCGCTCATCCCGACGGTCTACAACGCCGACACGCTCGGCATCCGCCCCGACCTGATCAAGCGGCCCATCAGCTCCTGGGCCGAGCTGCTTAACCCCGAATTCAAGGGCAAGGCCGCGATCCTGAACATTCCGTCGATCGGCATCATGGACGCCGCGATGGTGGTGGAGGCCAAGGGCATCCACAAGTACAAGGACAAGGGCAACATGACCAAGGCCGAGATCGACCTGACGATCAAGACCCTGATCGAAGCCAAGAAGGCCGGCCAGTTCCGCGCGCTGTGGAAGGACTTCAACGAGTCGGTCAACCTGATGGCCTCGGGCGAGGTGGTGATCCAGTCGATGTGGTCGCCGGCGGTCACCGCCGTGCGCACCAAGGGCATTGCCTGCAACTTCCAGCCCCTGAAGGAAGGCTACCGCGCCTGGGCCGCCGGCTTCGGCCTGCCGGCCACGCTGTCGGGCAAGAAGCTCGATGGCGCCTATGAATTCATCAACTGGTTCCTCGACGGCTGGGCCGGCGCCTACCTGAACCGCCAGGGTTACTACAGCGCCGTACTCGACACCGCCAAGGCCAAGATGGAAGCCTACGAGTGGGCCTACTGGATGGAAGGCAAGCCGGCCTCGCAGGACATCAAGAGCCCCAACGGCGACGTGCTGGCCAAGACCGGCGCGGTGCGCGACGGCGGCAGCTACGAGCAGCGCATGGGCGGCATCGCCTGCTGGAACGCGGTGATGGACGAGAACGAGTACATGGTTCGCAAGTGGAACGAGTTCGTCGCAGCCTGA
- a CDS encoding ABC transporter ATP-binding protein: MNAVAAPPPAAVEIVALSKRYAAGTPAAVDRIDLRIASGSYCCLLGPSGCGKSTTLRMIAGHESVTSGDILLDNRNITNLPAAARGTAMMFQSFALFPHLSATDNVAFSLKMKGVGKAERQKRARDLLERVAMGHLAERKPGELSGGQQQRVALARALITEPRVLLLDEPLSALDPFLRIQMRAELRRWQKELGLTFVHVTHSQEEAMALADTMVVMNHGVIEQVGSPHQIYNHPANEFVARFMGGHNVFDTPAGPIAVRNDHMRIAPASDGGAPGGLAAAVTDVEYQGTYVLLGLALQAAPPGRQNVSVLMGEAAFLASPYAQGETVRLAWAESDARALAAAP; the protein is encoded by the coding sequence ATGAACGCCGTCGCCGCGCCTCCTCCCGCCGCCGTTGAAATCGTTGCCCTGAGCAAGCGCTACGCCGCCGGCACGCCAGCCGCCGTCGACCGGATCGACCTGCGCATTGCCAGCGGCAGCTACTGCTGCCTGCTGGGCCCTTCAGGCTGCGGCAAGAGCACCACGCTGCGCATGATCGCGGGCCACGAGTCGGTCACCAGCGGCGACATCCTGCTGGACAACCGCAACATCACGAACCTGCCCGCGGCCGCGCGCGGCACGGCGATGATGTTCCAGAGTTTTGCGCTGTTCCCCCACCTGTCCGCAACGGACAACGTGGCCTTCAGCCTCAAGATGAAAGGCGTCGGCAAGGCCGAGCGCCAGAAGCGTGCGCGCGACCTGCTGGAACGCGTAGCCATGGGCCACCTGGCCGAACGCAAGCCCGGCGAACTCTCCGGCGGACAGCAGCAGCGCGTGGCGCTGGCGCGCGCGCTCATCACCGAGCCGCGCGTGCTGCTGCTCGACGAGCCGCTGTCGGCGCTCGACCCCTTCCTGCGCATCCAGATGCGCGCCGAGCTGCGGCGCTGGCAGAAGGAGCTTGGGCTGACTTTCGTGCACGTCACGCATTCACAGGAAGAAGCGATGGCGCTGGCCGACACCATGGTGGTCATGAACCACGGGGTGATCGAGCAGGTCGGCTCTCCGCACCAGATCTACAACCACCCGGCGAACGAATTCGTGGCGCGCTTCATGGGCGGCCACAACGTGTTCGACACGCCCGCCGGCCCGATCGCCGTGCGCAACGACCACATGCGGATCGCCCCGGCTTCGGACGGCGGCGCGCCAGGTGGCCTTGCCGCGGCGGTGACCGACGTCGAGTACCAGGGCACCTACGTGCTGCTCGGGCTGGCGCTGCAAGCGGCCCCGCCCGGCCGCCAGAACGTGTCGGTCCTGATGGGCGAAGCCGCCTTCCTCGCGAGCCCCTACGCGCAAGGCGAGACGGTTCGCCTGGCCTGGGCCGAGTCGGATGCGCGCGCACTCGCCGCGGCCCCGTAA
- the pilQ gene encoding type IV pilus secretin PilQ, whose protein sequence is MKICPRSPSALRRWIGVALVSLASIAAHAQNAIEAVTSTARGDVELVRIDFTHPLAELPTGFVVQEPARIALDFPGVTNAVGRSAIEFNLGNLRTANVVQAGERSRVVLNLKHATTYQAEIQGRSLLVSLQPGTGQPPRTPSNAGFAEGRERQATPLRDIDFRRGGDGAGRVLIAMGSSQLGVDVRRQGSALVADFMRASLPDALRRRLDVSDFGTAVDAVHAEQLGDRVRLTISSHGDWEQSAYQTDEQFVIEVRPRKTDPGKLTQGTGYTGEKLTLNFQNVDVRALLQVIADFTGFNVVTSDTVSGALTLRLKEVPWDQALEVILQAKNLGLRKNGSILWIAPRDEINAKEKVELEAHAALESLAALRTQSFQLNYAKAATVAQSLTGGGASGGGGSSTSVTRILSTRGSAIAEVRTNQLFVTDTPQRLAEVSELIRKLDVPVRQVLIEARIVEASDTFGKSLGVKLGGGASGKNASFGTSSTSTSTSTSNTSSNFVNLPASDAGGTGDSAGTFSLSLFNSSLTRVLNLEISALEAEGKGRLVSSPRVVTADQTKALIEQGEEIPYQQATSSGATSISFRKAVLKLEVTPQITPEGNIILTLDVSKDTRGTTTSAGPAINTKHVQTEVLVENGGTVVIGGIFELTETNDESRVPVLGEVPYLGALFRSRERVVNKVEMLVFITPKMIARPNAAL, encoded by the coding sequence ATGAAGATATGTCCGCGCTCGCCGAGCGCCCTGCGACGGTGGATCGGTGTTGCGCTCGTCTCGCTGGCCTCGATCGCCGCGCACGCACAGAACGCCATCGAGGCCGTCACCAGCACTGCGAGGGGCGACGTGGAACTGGTGCGCATCGACTTCACGCATCCGCTGGCCGAGCTGCCCACCGGCTTCGTGGTGCAGGAACCGGCGCGCATTGCGCTGGATTTTCCGGGCGTCACCAATGCCGTGGGCCGCTCGGCGATCGAGTTCAACCTGGGCAATCTCCGCACCGCCAACGTCGTGCAGGCCGGCGAGCGTTCGCGCGTGGTGCTGAACCTCAAGCACGCGACCACCTACCAGGCGGAGATCCAGGGCCGCTCGCTCCTGGTTTCGCTGCAGCCCGGAACAGGCCAGCCGCCCAGGACGCCGTCCAACGCCGGTTTTGCCGAAGGCAGGGAGCGCCAGGCGACGCCGCTGCGGGACATCGATTTCCGGCGCGGCGGCGACGGCGCCGGCCGCGTGCTCATCGCCATGGGCAGCAGCCAGCTCGGCGTGGACGTGCGGCGGCAGGGCTCGGCGCTGGTGGCCGATTTCATGCGCGCCTCGCTGCCCGACGCGCTGCGGCGCCGGCTCGACGTGTCCGACTTCGGCACGGCGGTCGACGCGGTGCACGCGGAGCAGCTCGGCGACAGGGTTCGCCTCACGATCAGTTCGCACGGCGACTGGGAGCAGAGCGCCTACCAGACCGACGAGCAGTTCGTCATCGAGGTGCGCCCCCGCAAGACCGACCCGGGCAAGCTGACCCAGGGCACCGGATACACCGGCGAAAAGCTCACGCTCAATTTCCAGAATGTCGACGTGCGCGCGCTGCTGCAGGTGATCGCGGACTTCACCGGCTTCAACGTGGTGACGTCGGACACGGTGTCCGGCGCCCTGACGCTGCGGCTCAAGGAGGTGCCGTGGGACCAGGCGCTGGAAGTCATCCTGCAGGCGAAGAACTTGGGGCTACGCAAGAACGGCAGCATCCTGTGGATCGCGCCGCGCGACGAGATCAACGCCAAGGAAAAAGTGGAACTCGAAGCGCACGCCGCGCTGGAGAGCCTGGCCGCGCTTCGCACCCAGTCCTTCCAGCTCAATTACGCCAAGGCCGCCACGGTGGCGCAAAGCCTGACAGGCGGCGGCGCCTCGGGAGGCGGCGGCAGCAGCACCTCGGTCACGCGCATCTTGAGCACGCGCGGCAGCGCGATCGCCGAAGTGCGCACCAACCAGCTTTTCGTCACCGACACGCCGCAGCGGCTGGCCGAAGTGAGCGAGCTCATCCGCAAGCTGGACGTGCCGGTGCGGCAGGTGCTGATCGAGGCGCGCATCGTCGAAGCCTCGGACACCTTCGGCAAGTCGCTGGGCGTCAAGCTGGGCGGCGGGGCCAGCGGCAAGAACGCCTCCTTCGGCACCAGCTCCACGAGCACGAGCACGAGCACGAGCAACACCAGCAGCAACTTCGTGAACCTGCCGGCCAGCGACGCGGGCGGCACGGGCGATAGCGCGGGGACCTTCTCGCTGTCGCTGTTCAACTCCAGCCTCACGCGCGTGCTGAACCTGGAGATCTCGGCGCTCGAAGCGGAGGGCAAGGGCCGGCTGGTGTCGAGCCCGCGCGTAGTGACGGCGGACCAGACCAAGGCGCTGATCGAACAGGGCGAGGAGATTCCCTACCAGCAGGCGACCTCCAGCGGCGCGACCTCCATCTCGTTTCGCAAAGCCGTGCTGAAGCTCGAAGTCACGCCGCAGATCACGCCGGAGGGCAACATCATCCTCACGCTCGACGTGAGCAAGGATACCCGCGGCACCACCACCTCGGCCGGGCCGGCCATCAACACCAAGCACGTGCAGACGGAGGTGCTGGTAGAGAACGGCGGCACCGTGGTGATCGGCGGCATCTTCGAGCTGACGGAAACCAACGACGAGTCGCGCGTGCCGGTGCTGGGCGAGGTGCCCTACCTCGGCGCCCTGTTCCGGTCGCGGGAACGCGTGGTGAACAAGGTCGAGATGCTGGTGTTCATCACGCCCAAGATGATCGCGCGCCCGAACGCCGCGCTTTAG
- the cobA gene encoding uroporphyrinogen-III C-methyltransferase, with the protein MNRPISSFATGSCTLVGAGPGDPELLTIKAVKAIQAATVLLVDDLVSESILASYARPGARIVHVGKRGGCKSTPQAFIERLMITAAHEGETVVRLKGGDPFIFGRGGEEVEHLREAGIECTVINGITAGLAAVTSLGVPLTHRDHAQGVVFVTGHAKTGAGAHEDATDWRALAATAHNARLTLVIYMGVAGAGHIERELLHGLPGDTPVAVVQHASLPQQRHITTTLDRLQAGIAEAGLASPAVIVVGDVLRGLAAAALPVGTDAGRFGT; encoded by the coding sequence ATGAACAGACCGATTTCTTCGTTTGCCACCGGAAGCTGCACGCTGGTGGGCGCCGGCCCCGGCGACCCCGAGCTGCTCACCATCAAGGCCGTCAAGGCGATCCAGGCCGCGACCGTGCTGCTGGTGGACGACCTCGTGAGCGAAAGCATCCTGGCCTCCTACGCCCGGCCCGGCGCGCGCATCGTGCACGTGGGCAAGCGCGGCGGCTGCAAGAGCACGCCCCAGGCCTTCATCGAGCGGCTCATGATCACCGCGGCGCACGAAGGCGAAACCGTGGTCCGGCTCAAGGGCGGCGACCCGTTCATCTTCGGCCGCGGCGGCGAAGAGGTCGAGCACCTTCGCGAAGCCGGCATCGAGTGCACCGTGATCAACGGCATCACTGCCGGCCTCGCAGCCGTCACCTCGCTCGGCGTGCCGCTCACGCACCGCGACCATGCGCAGGGCGTGGTGTTCGTCACCGGCCATGCCAAGACCGGCGCTGGCGCGCACGAAGACGCTACCGACTGGCGCGCGCTAGCGGCCACGGCGCACAACGCGCGGCTCACGCTCGTCATCTACATGGGCGTGGCGGGCGCGGGTCACATCGAACGCGAACTGCTCCATGGCCTGCCCGGCGACACGCCTGTGGCCGTGGTGCAGCATGCGAGCCTGCCGCAGCAGCGCCACATCACGACCACGCTCGACCGGCTGCAGGCCGGCATTGCCGAGGCCGGGCTCGCGAGCCCCGCCGTGATCGTGGTGGGCGACGTGCTGCGCGGGCTGGCCGCGGCGGCGCTGCCGGTGGGCACGGACGCCGGCCGCTTCGGCACCTGA
- the ybiB gene encoding DNA-binding protein YbiB produces the protein MGISQYIKEIGRGARGAKPLTREQATDLFGQVLDGTVTDLEIGGFCLAMRIKGETPEEMAGFLDATHARLNRLPATDRPLVVLPSYNGARKLPVLTPLLALLLAREGLPVLVHGSATETSRVLASNVLEALGVPLLTAVRQIPSGEVGFAPTELLNPALKRLLDVRRVVGLRNPGHSVVKLMQPTTGPSVIVASYTHPEYARTMGETFELMGMTALLSRGLEGEVVSDPRRTAQIDGFVRGVRSELQAQAAGTSSEVPGLPKEIDVATTAEYTRRVLNGELPVPEAIATQVRHITQLASHA, from the coding sequence ATGGGAATCAGCCAATACATCAAGGAAATCGGCCGCGGCGCGCGGGGCGCCAAGCCGCTGACGCGCGAACAGGCCACCGATCTGTTCGGCCAGGTGCTGGACGGCACCGTCACCGACCTGGAGATCGGCGGCTTCTGCCTCGCAATGCGCATCAAGGGCGAAACGCCGGAGGAGATGGCCGGTTTCCTCGATGCCACGCACGCCAGGCTCAACCGCCTGCCCGCCACCGACCGCCCGCTCGTCGTGCTGCCGAGCTACAACGGCGCACGCAAGCTGCCGGTGCTCACGCCGCTGCTGGCGCTGCTGCTCGCCCGCGAGGGCCTGCCGGTGCTGGTGCACGGCAGCGCCACCGAAACATCGCGCGTGCTCGCATCGAACGTGCTGGAGGCATTGGGCGTGCCCCTGCTCACGGCTGTCAGGCAAATCCCGTCCGGCGAAGTGGGTTTTGCGCCCACCGAACTGCTCAACCCCGCCCTCAAGCGGCTGCTCGACGTGCGCCGCGTGGTGGGCCTGCGCAACCCTGGCCACAGCGTGGTCAAGCTGATGCAGCCGACCACCGGCCCCTCGGTGATCGTGGCAAGCTATACGCATCCGGAGTACGCGCGCACCATGGGCGAGACCTTCGAGCTCATGGGCATGACCGCCCTGCTCTCGCGCGGGCTCGAGGGCGAAGTGGTCTCCGACCCGCGCCGCACCGCGCAGATCGACGGCTTCGTGCGCGGCGTGCGCAGCGAACTGCAGGCCCAGGCCGCGGGCACATCGAGCGAGGTGCCCGGCCTGCCGAAAGAAATCGACGTCGCGACCACGGCCGAGTACACGCGGCGCGTATTGAACGGCGAGCTTCCCGTGCCTGAAGCCATCGCCACGCAGGTCAGGCACATCACGCAACTGGCGTCCCACGCATGA
- a CDS encoding molybdopterin-dependent oxidoreductase encodes MAETRSTCPYCGVGCGVVIESDGAQITGVRGDPDHPANFGRLCTKGSTLHLTATATVTRQTRLLQPMRRAARGAEPAPIAWDTALDGAVDKFEQVIRDHGPDAVGFYVSGQLLTEDYYVFNKLAKGLIGTNNIDTNSRLCMSSAVAGYKQTLGADAPPACYDDLKHANCLFIVGSNAAWAHPILFRRIEDAKAANPGLKIIVADPRRTDTVEIADLFLPIQPGTDVMLFNGMLHLMLWEGWTDNSYIAAHTCGFDALKATVRECTPDKVAQICGISKDDLLAAARMFATSPATLSLYCQGLNQSSSGTAKNAALINLHLATGQIGKPGAGPFSLTGQPNAMGGREVGGLANLLSAHRDLANPAHRAEVAALWNLPSVPEKPGKTAVEMFQAAADGEIRALWIACTNPAQSMPDQATVRRALERAEFVVVQEAFSTTATCAFADLLLPATTWGEKEGTVTNSERRISRVRPAVAAPGEARHDWSIAVDFARRLEQRLGRAPTLFPYDSAERVWNEHRESTRGRDLDITGMSYAMLDTAGPQQWPLKEGEATGRARLYEDGIFPTPDGRARFVDTVYKPVAEAREARYPFSLNTGRLRDQWHGMSRTGTVGRLFGHVAEPVVQMNAQDMARRQLNDGDLVHLTSKRGSILLPARASAEIGLSQAFVAMHWGEEYLSGCSSTGTPLAGINALTSPVYCPTSKQPELKHTPVKILKAELPWSLLAMAWLPPDTALAAHQALKPLMAMFPFATCVPFSGNTPGEERSGILFRAAAHDAPADELIDRIEGLLGLVGSDALRYADRRRGQRRVARLVRRADGNAGLEAFLLGGDTSAEAWIGTLLREEIPAQTYGRLLLSPGARAPVAVQSRGQPVCTCFNVTDLAIRAELGRCSGTPEERLASLQGALKCGTNCGSCLPELKRMVRATPAETVVEGA; translated from the coding sequence ATGGCTGAGACTCGCTCCACCTGCCCTTATTGCGGCGTCGGCTGCGGCGTCGTCATCGAATCCGACGGCGCGCAGATCACCGGCGTGCGCGGCGACCCCGACCACCCGGCCAACTTCGGGCGCCTCTGCACCAAGGGCTCGACACTGCATCTCACGGCCACGGCCACGGTCACGCGCCAGACACGGCTGCTGCAGCCCATGCGCCGGGCCGCGCGCGGTGCGGAGCCGGCGCCCATCGCATGGGACACCGCGCTCGACGGCGCTGTCGACAAGTTCGAACAGGTCATCCGCGACCACGGCCCCGACGCCGTGGGCTTCTACGTCTCCGGCCAGCTGCTCACCGAGGACTACTACGTCTTCAACAAGCTCGCCAAGGGACTGATCGGCACCAACAACATCGACACCAACTCGCGCCTGTGCATGAGCAGCGCGGTGGCCGGCTACAAGCAGACGCTGGGTGCCGACGCGCCGCCGGCCTGCTACGACGACCTGAAGCACGCCAACTGCCTTTTCATCGTGGGCAGCAACGCCGCGTGGGCGCACCCGATCCTGTTCCGCCGCATCGAGGACGCCAAGGCCGCGAATCCCGGGCTGAAGATCATCGTGGCCGACCCGCGCCGCACCGACACGGTCGAGATCGCCGACCTGTTCCTGCCGATCCAGCCCGGCACCGACGTGATGCTGTTCAACGGCATGCTGCACCTGATGCTTTGGGAAGGCTGGACCGACAACAGCTACATCGCGGCCCACACCTGCGGCTTCGATGCGCTGAAGGCCACGGTGCGCGAATGCACGCCCGACAAGGTGGCGCAGATCTGCGGCATCTCGAAGGACGACCTGCTCGCCGCGGCGCGCATGTTCGCAACCTCGCCGGCCACGCTGAGCCTCTATTGCCAGGGCCTCAACCAGTCGTCGAGCGGCACCGCGAAAAACGCTGCGCTGATCAACCTGCACCTGGCGACCGGCCAGATCGGCAAGCCCGGCGCCGGCCCGTTTTCGCTCACCGGCCAACCCAACGCCATGGGCGGACGCGAAGTGGGCGGCCTGGCCAACCTGCTGAGCGCGCACCGCGACCTGGCCAATCCGGCGCATCGGGCCGAAGTGGCGGCGCTGTGGAACCTGCCCTCCGTGCCGGAAAAGCCCGGCAAGACCGCAGTCGAGATGTTCCAGGCCGCGGCCGATGGCGAGATCCGCGCGCTGTGGATCGCCTGCACCAACCCCGCGCAGTCGATGCCCGACCAGGCCACGGTGCGCCGCGCCCTGGAGCGCGCCGAATTCGTCGTGGTGCAGGAAGCCTTTTCAACCACCGCCACCTGCGCCTTTGCCGACCTGCTGCTGCCCGCCACCACCTGGGGCGAGAAGGAAGGCACCGTGACCAACAGCGAGCGCCGCATCTCGCGCGTTCGCCCCGCGGTGGCAGCACCCGGCGAGGCACGCCACGACTGGTCGATCGCGGTCGACTTTGCGCGCCGGCTCGAACAGCGGCTCGGCCGCGCCCCAACGCTGTTTCCGTACGACTCCGCCGAACGGGTGTGGAACGAGCACCGCGAATCCACGCGCGGCCGCGACCTCGACATCACCGGCATGAGCTACGCGATGCTCGACACCGCAGGCCCGCAGCAATGGCCCCTGAAGGAAGGCGAGGCCACCGGCCGCGCACGCCTCTATGAAGACGGCATCTTCCCGACGCCGGACGGCCGCGCCCGTTTCGTCGACACGGTCTACAAGCCGGTGGCGGAGGCGCGCGAAGCGCGCTATCCGTTCTCGCTCAACACGGGCCGCCTGCGCGACCAGTGGCACGGCATGAGCCGCACGGGCACGGTCGGCCGGCTCTTCGGCCACGTGGCCGAACCGGTGGTGCAGATGAATGCGCAAGACATGGCGCGCCGCCAGCTGAATGACGGCGACCTGGTGCATCTCACCTCGAAACGCGGCTCCATCCTGCTGCCGGCGCGCGCCAGCGCCGAGATCGGGCTGAGCCAGGCTTTCGTCGCCATGCACTGGGGCGAGGAATACCTGAGCGGATGCTCGTCCACCGGCACGCCGCTGGCGGGCATCAATGCGCTGACCTCCCCCGTCTACTGCCCCACGTCGAAGCAACCCGAGCTCAAGCACACGCCGGTCAAGATCCTCAAGGCCGAACTGCCGTGGTCGCTGCTTGCCATGGCGTGGCTGCCGCCCGACACGGCGCTTGCCGCGCACCAGGCGCTCAAGCCGCTGATGGCGATGTTCCCGTTTGCCACCTGCGTGCCGTTCTCTGGCAACACGCCGGGCGAGGAACGCAGCGGCATCCTGTTTCGCGCCGCCGCGCACGACGCACCGGCGGACGAACTCATCGATCGCATCGAAGGGCTGCTCGGCCTCGTCGGCAGCGATGCCCTGCGCTACGCCGACCGCCGCCGCGGCCAGCGCCGCGTGGCACGGCTGGTGCGGCGCGCCGACGGCAATGCCGGCCTGGAGGCCTTCCTGCTGGGCGGCGACACCAGCGCCGAGGCCTGGATCGGCACCCTGCTGCGCGAGGAAATCCCGGCGCAGACCTACGGCCGGCTGCTGCTGTCGCCCGGCGCCCGCGCGCCCGTGGCGGTGCAGTCGCGCGGCCAGCCGGTGTGCACCTGCTTCAACGTGACCGACCTGGCGATCCGGGCCGAGCTGGGCCGCTGCAGCGGCACGCCCGAGGAGCGGCTGGCCTCGCTGCAAGGAGCACTCAAATGCGGCACCAACTGCGGCTCCTGCCTGCCTGAACTCAAGCGCATGGTGCGGGCCACCCCGGCCGAAACCGTGGTGGAGGGTGCATAA
- the nirD gene encoding nitrite reductase small subunit NirD: MSEWKTICRIDDIPVLGARRVARPVGVDVAVFRNAEDQVFALLDRCPHKGGPLSQGIVFGTSVACPLHNWAIGLDDGCAKSPDEGCTPRFAVKVEDGQVMMNALELKTHAIDLAPPRAGPGAATAGKLGDESFDVQAPHGS; the protein is encoded by the coding sequence ATGAGTGAATGGAAAACCATCTGCCGTATCGACGACATCCCCGTGCTCGGGGCTCGCCGTGTGGCGCGCCCGGTGGGCGTGGACGTGGCAGTGTTCCGCAATGCCGAGGACCAGGTGTTCGCGCTGCTCGACCGCTGCCCGCACAAGGGCGGGCCCTTGAGCCAGGGCATCGTGTTCGGCACCAGCGTGGCCTGCCCGCTGCACAACTGGGCCATCGGCCTGGACGACGGCTGCGCCAAGTCGCCCGATGAGGGCTGCACCCCCAGGTTCGCGGTGAAGGTCGAAGATGGCCAGGTCATGATGAACGCGCTCGAACTCAAGACGCATGCCATCGATCTGGCTCCGCCGCGTGCCGGCCCCGGCGCCGCAACGGCCGGCAAGCTGGGCGACGAGAGCTTCGACGTGCAGGCGCCGCACGGCAGCTAG